In Nitrospira sp. CR1.1, the following are encoded in one genomic region:
- a CDS encoding PAS domain S-box protein, translated as MSLSVKGQESTFDLRELSLGDACRLGSWVRDLETVGKSSEEVCQLIAMSLARSFCSQESRQSQLSLVEVFHTRNLGDLPARYQDRWVSSVDGDHAPAQTRVLALMGVAGDSAEWTIDRPPFGLHCVPIQTKFSSQETAWYTQSWEDLGLSSPVNNFEKSLTVANSHNQLFGILVHEIPRSYNLAESRADFLRRHGVKQVICLGGLLPSGGSYCVFLYSRVTVDSRIRSLLQVLSGNICLACSTGDEQYWSAKAKSGEGKPYSREVGFAFAEETYRRLLKLNESLVVDQEKKYFEDVQELHQTDLKMRRIADAVPGAVYQYVITRDGCQRFSYISRGAMDMVGYPSDVIVSDYSAVWKLVLPEDMPGIMASIENAIRSGSRWAHEFRLRLPDGRVKWLRGDSLPERPTVDGTVLFHGLLTDVTERRLAEAKLRFTQFATDHAADAILWAGPDRRIMYVNVRATELLGYSREELLNLSMPDIAPLQSRIDILNDLTRLKQGEVVQYATTFRRKSGTVFPIEVSMRYLEHDGEGYVCAIVRDVSERKRAESVIQEGAEALRRSQEALRALHSQLLTAQEDERRRVARELHDDLGSRLGSVILRAEGKLVLLENKSPEAAVIKNVTDELRGISDRVRTIAHELHPSILDNLGLSVALKKMLKEYGSWSGMKIVSNISMEFTEALDREVATCLYRIAQEALMNVKKHAGAQQVMVSLAREEGWVQLSVKDDGMGFSPETESRRTKGLGIVAMEERIHMVAGELAVQSGKGRGAVVVARAPYREREA; from the coding sequence ATGTCGTTGAGCGTCAAAGGCCAAGAATCGACGTTTGATCTCCGAGAGCTCTCCCTCGGTGATGCGTGTCGTTTAGGCTCGTGGGTACGAGATTTAGAGACAGTTGGAAAATCTTCCGAGGAGGTCTGTCAACTCATTGCGATGTCTCTGGCCCGGTCTTTCTGTTCCCAGGAGAGTCGTCAGTCTCAATTGTCTCTCGTCGAGGTCTTTCACACTCGTAATCTTGGTGATCTCCCAGCGCGCTACCAAGACCGATGGGTGTCTTCGGTTGATGGGGACCACGCCCCCGCTCAAACGCGAGTCCTTGCATTGATGGGCGTGGCCGGAGATTCTGCGGAGTGGACGATCGACAGACCTCCGTTCGGACTACATTGTGTCCCCATTCAAACGAAGTTCAGTTCCCAGGAAACTGCGTGGTACACGCAATCGTGGGAGGATTTGGGGCTGAGCAGTCCGGTGAATAATTTTGAGAAGAGTCTTACTGTCGCTAATTCACACAATCAATTGTTTGGAATCCTGGTGCATGAGATCCCACGCTCTTATAACCTCGCCGAAAGCAGAGCAGACTTTCTGCGGAGGCACGGAGTGAAACAGGTTATTTGCCTGGGTGGGCTGCTGCCTTCTGGAGGGAGCTACTGTGTCTTCCTCTACTCGAGGGTGACAGTCGATTCTAGGATCAGATCGTTGTTGCAAGTGTTATCAGGCAATATTTGTCTGGCGTGTTCTACTGGGGACGAGCAGTATTGGAGTGCTAAGGCTAAGAGTGGTGAAGGGAAGCCGTACTCCAGAGAGGTTGGATTCGCATTTGCTGAAGAGACTTATCGCCGGCTCTTGAAGCTGAATGAGTCGCTCGTGGTCGATCAGGAGAAGAAGTATTTCGAGGATGTCCAAGAGTTACACCAGACTGACCTCAAGATGCGACGGATTGCGGATGCTGTGCCCGGTGCGGTGTATCAATATGTTATTACGCGGGATGGATGTCAGCGGTTTAGCTATATCAGTCGTGGAGCCATGGATATGGTGGGGTATCCATCAGACGTCATTGTGTCAGATTATAGTGCGGTCTGGAAATTGGTCCTACCAGAAGATATGCCGGGGATCATGGCATCCATTGAAAACGCAATCCGCAGTGGATCGCGGTGGGCGCATGAGTTTAGGTTACGACTCCCCGATGGTCGCGTGAAATGGTTGCGTGGGGATTCTCTGCCTGAGAGGCCTACGGTAGACGGAACAGTACTGTTTCACGGTTTGTTAACCGATGTGACTGAGCGACGGTTGGCTGAAGCCAAGCTGAGGTTTACGCAGTTTGCGACGGACCATGCGGCTGATGCCATTCTTTGGGCTGGGCCTGATCGTCGCATCATGTATGTGAATGTACGGGCAACCGAGTTGTTGGGCTATTCACGCGAAGAACTCTTGAATTTGTCGATGCCGGATATTGCTCCTTTACAGAGCCGAATCGACATTCTTAACGATCTGACGCGGCTGAAACAGGGCGAAGTAGTACAGTATGCGACTACATTCCGAAGAAAGTCTGGAACGGTCTTTCCCATCGAAGTGTCGATGCGCTACTTGGAGCATGATGGGGAAGGGTATGTGTGTGCCATCGTGCGAGACGTGTCAGAGCGAAAGCGTGCCGAAAGTGTTATTCAGGAGGGAGCTGAGGCCCTGCGTCGCAGCCAAGAAGCGTTGAGGGCCCTCCATTCACAGTTGCTGACCGCGCAAGAGGACGAACGACGCAGGGTTGCCAGGGAGTTGCATGATGATCTGGGATCACGATTGGGAAGTGTGATTTTGAGGGCCGAAGGGAAATTGGTGTTGTTGGAGAACAAGAGCCCTGAGGCGGCGGTCATCAAAAATGTCACTGACGAGCTACGGGGAATCAGTGATCGGGTGCGAACGATTGCGCACGAGTTGCACCCATCGATCTTGGATAATCTTGGGCTCTCGGTGGCGCTCAAGAAAATGTTGAAGGAGTATGGCAGTTGGTCGGGGATGAAGATCGTCAGTAATATATCGATGGAGTTTACTGAGGCCTTGGATCGGGAGGTCGCGACCTGTCTGTATCGGATTGCTCAGGAAGCCTTGATGAACGTGAAGAAACACGCTGGTGCGCAACAGGTCATGGTATCCTTGGCTCGAGAAGAGGGTTGGGTGCAACTGAGTGTGAAAGATGATGGAATGGGGTTCAGTCCAGAGACAGAATCGCGTCGAACCAAGGGACTAGGGATTGTCGCGATGGAAGAGCGCATCCACATGGTGGCAGGGGAATTGGCGGTTCAGTCAGGGAAAGGGCGAGGAGCTGTCGTAGTGGCTCGGGCACCTTATAGGGAGCGTGAAGCATGA
- a CDS encoding response regulator has translation MTTSVNSPINSPVKTISVVFADDHALVADGMTTILHGVNHKQRDYEFAVVGQASSGRGLLELVKRVPADLAFVDISMPDMSGLDAVPKVREIRPDIKIIVVTMHKEPEYMTRALSVGANGYLMKSCSAQEFCHAIDEVMRGNAYVTSLLGSRPTGALPGSDDEEDQLASLGMSQRQREVVTLLASGKTIKETAFQLGLSRKTVEHHKAMFREKFGIETDADLTKFAIKHGLTGTDWIQK, from the coding sequence ATGACGACCAGTGTGAATTCTCCGATCAACTCTCCGGTAAAAACGATTAGCGTGGTCTTTGCTGACGACCATGCGTTGGTCGCGGATGGGATGACTACCATTTTACATGGAGTTAACCATAAGCAGCGTGACTATGAATTCGCCGTGGTGGGCCAAGCCTCTTCAGGCCGTGGATTGCTCGAACTTGTGAAGCGGGTTCCTGCGGATTTGGCATTTGTCGATATCTCGATGCCGGATATGTCTGGCCTTGATGCAGTTCCGAAGGTTCGAGAAATCAGGCCTGACATTAAGATCATCGTCGTGACCATGCACAAAGAACCTGAATACATGACTCGAGCGTTATCTGTGGGGGCGAATGGGTATCTGATGAAGAGTTGCAGTGCTCAGGAGTTCTGCCATGCGATCGATGAAGTGATGAGAGGCAACGCGTATGTGACGAGCCTGCTTGGTAGTCGTCCGACAGGGGCTCTGCCTGGTTCTGATGACGAAGAGGATCAACTCGCCTCCTTGGGGATGTCGCAGCGGCAGCGTGAAGTCGTGACGTTGCTGGCGTCAGGCAAGACGATCAAAGAGACTGCGTTTCAATTGGGTCTGAGTCGAAAGACCGTTGAACACCACAAGGCAATGTTCAGGGAGAAATTTGGCATTGAGACAGATGCCGACCTAACCAAGTTCGCGATCAAGCATGGTCTGACCGGGACCGATTGGATTCAGAAGTAA
- a CDS encoding DUF4942 domain-containing protein has product MFSEDFYPTPGAVAAKMLQKIDRNAVHFLEPSAGKGDLAKAILGFGRTRSPYDHGSRHRVDVIELHPDLLKILQAHEELTVVGYDWLTYDGVSYYDAIVMNPPFSKGALHLLRAWDFLHNGEIVCLLNQETIDNPYTEDRQRLAAIIAAHGSVEPLGPCFLTAERPTDTQVALVYLKKTTEDDRIHLWHSADREQSVNDDIGTPEAIPALRDTLGNMQHYYTQSLEEMFKAFAHIRKASLFMGALGTELRPSRSTRDESDLKKILGLAQTNTTAARAEFARALRRSAWMHVFEQMDFRKWLDTKQTEELLQDLERDSTVPFTTQNIKGTLSNIFQQRKRLFEKSVWNVFLALTRHYKGNTTGDIGSGDGKAGWKSNDSYKVNCRLVFPYGCRFWIGRFDLWSARDAGEIYSDLDRVLAVLDGQSFEEIVTVRDALERSFHNHGVHPHPCESTFFRIRYFKKGTVHLKWKREDLLATFNTTAAAGRQWIGTTCHRDQDSQASYSHLDSNDPHSWPSPVPTCQICA; this is encoded by the coding sequence ATGTTCAGCGAAGATTTCTACCCCACGCCCGGGGCCGTCGCAGCGAAAATGCTTCAGAAAATTGATCGCAATGCTGTCCATTTTCTTGAGCCGAGTGCCGGCAAAGGCGATCTCGCTAAAGCCATATTGGGATTCGGTCGGACTCGGTCTCCCTACGATCACGGTTCACGCCATCGCGTCGACGTGATCGAACTCCACCCAGATCTCTTGAAGATCCTCCAAGCCCATGAGGAGCTAACCGTCGTCGGATACGATTGGTTGACCTACGACGGCGTCTCCTATTACGACGCCATTGTGATGAATCCTCCCTTCAGCAAAGGTGCCCTCCATCTTCTCCGCGCTTGGGATTTTCTGCACAACGGCGAAATCGTCTGCCTCCTGAATCAAGAGACCATCGATAATCCTTACACGGAAGACCGTCAACGGCTGGCCGCGATTATTGCTGCACATGGCTCGGTCGAACCTCTTGGCCCCTGCTTCCTCACGGCGGAACGGCCCACCGATACTCAGGTCGCCCTCGTCTACCTTAAGAAGACTACGGAAGATGATCGCATCCATCTTTGGCATTCGGCCGACCGCGAACAATCTGTTAACGATGACATCGGCACACCTGAAGCGATCCCCGCGCTTCGCGATACCCTTGGAAATATGCAGCACTACTACACACAATCCCTAGAAGAGATGTTTAAGGCCTTCGCCCACATCCGCAAAGCCAGTCTCTTTATGGGCGCACTCGGCACGGAGCTTCGCCCGAGCCGATCGACGCGAGACGAGTCCGATCTTAAAAAGATCCTTGGCTTGGCCCAAACCAACACCACCGCCGCGCGCGCCGAATTCGCACGGGCCCTTCGCCGAAGCGCCTGGATGCACGTCTTTGAACAAATGGACTTCCGGAAGTGGCTAGATACGAAACAGACAGAAGAACTCTTACAAGACCTTGAACGCGATAGCACCGTGCCCTTTACCACACAGAACATCAAAGGCACCCTCTCCAATATATTCCAACAGCGCAAACGCTTGTTTGAGAAATCGGTATGGAATGTGTTCCTCGCGCTCACACGACACTACAAGGGCAACACCACCGGAGACATCGGGAGCGGGGACGGCAAGGCGGGCTGGAAGAGCAACGACTCGTACAAGGTCAATTGCCGGCTTGTGTTTCCATACGGCTGTCGATTTTGGATCGGACGATTCGATCTCTGGTCTGCCCGTGACGCCGGCGAGATTTACTCCGATCTGGATCGCGTCCTCGCCGTGCTAGATGGACAATCATTCGAAGAGATTGTCACGGTGCGAGACGCGCTGGAACGCTCATTTCACAATCATGGGGTGCACCCCCACCCCTGTGAGAGTACCTTTTTTCGTATACGCTATTTCAAAAAGGGAACCGTGCATCTCAAATGGAAACGAGAGGACCTGCTGGCCACCTTCAACACGACCGCAGCCGCAGGACGTCAGTGGATTGGGACCACTTGCCATAGAGATCAGGACTCCCAAGCTTCATATTCTCATCTAGACAGTAACGACCCCCACAGCTGGCCATCGCCCGTACCGACATGCCAGATTTGCGCCTAG
- a CDS encoding AAA family ATPase produces the protein MDHDLLPSEPKRIHMSEQYPLAIDFRTARNVSVPLIAVNSLDPAATMRALAWSLVNVASASQADTDNEFGLHAFPILKWDIGHGLIPLNEEGKNWHTQNVGPSKQNTTINPAEALRVLEKVPQRTLTFILNGHRYLSNDFFIQGLWNCRDLYKTNGSTIVLLGIGFKLPPELANDVVLLNEPLPTATQLESIVKEQLSAASLPLPDPATLAKAVDATLGLGAFTAEQEVARSMQASGLNVDKLWERKRQIIDATPGLSVWRGGSSYAQIGGVATIKHFLKQVLVSKRAPRCIVWLDEIEKSLSGSTGQASDTSGVSQALLGILLSYMQDHQASGLLLVGPNGTSKSAIAKATGAEANIPTIALDISGLKSSLVGSSEQQMRQALNVISAISQDKACFIATSNNISQLPPELIRRFGYGTWYVDLPSQDEREAIWNIYFAKFGLAADTDRPNDHNWTGAEIERCARLSWELSMPLSEAAKYIVPTAISAKESIKALEAQAHQTYLSANREGVFDQNRDTPHHTRPRTITLAQ, from the coding sequence ATGGATCACGACCTCTTACCCTCCGAACCCAAAAGGATCCACATGTCAGAACAATACCCGCTGGCCATCGATTTTCGTACTGCCAGAAACGTCAGTGTGCCGCTTATTGCCGTCAACTCACTGGACCCAGCCGCCACCATGCGAGCCCTTGCCTGGTCATTGGTCAATGTCGCAAGCGCCTCCCAAGCTGATACCGACAACGAATTCGGCCTCCATGCTTTCCCAATACTAAAATGGGATATTGGGCATGGCCTGATCCCGCTCAATGAGGAGGGTAAGAACTGGCATACCCAAAATGTCGGGCCCTCCAAACAAAATACGACCATCAACCCTGCAGAAGCCCTCCGCGTCCTCGAAAAGGTGCCGCAACGGACACTGACATTCATCCTGAACGGACACCGCTACCTCTCAAACGATTTCTTCATTCAAGGCCTCTGGAATTGCCGCGACCTCTACAAGACGAACGGAAGTACGATCGTCCTCCTGGGTATCGGATTTAAACTGCCACCGGAGCTCGCCAATGACGTGGTGCTCCTAAACGAGCCGCTCCCGACGGCCACACAGCTGGAATCCATTGTCAAAGAGCAGCTCTCAGCAGCATCGCTGCCATTACCCGATCCTGCCACATTGGCCAAGGCCGTCGATGCCACGCTTGGCCTTGGGGCCTTCACCGCCGAACAGGAAGTCGCTCGGTCCATGCAAGCGAGCGGACTTAACGTGGACAAATTGTGGGAACGCAAGCGACAGATCATCGATGCGACACCAGGACTCAGCGTCTGGCGAGGAGGGAGCAGCTACGCGCAAATCGGGGGAGTCGCTACCATCAAACACTTCCTCAAACAGGTTTTGGTCTCCAAACGCGCTCCCCGCTGCATCGTCTGGCTAGACGAGATTGAAAAAAGCCTCTCCGGATCCACTGGACAAGCCTCAGATACATCAGGCGTCTCTCAGGCTTTACTCGGCATTCTTCTGAGCTACATGCAGGACCACCAGGCCTCAGGTTTACTCCTCGTCGGCCCCAACGGCACCTCGAAGAGTGCCATTGCGAAAGCCACGGGAGCCGAGGCGAACATCCCCACCATCGCCTTAGACATCTCTGGTCTCAAGTCCTCACTGGTAGGCTCAAGTGAACAACAGATGCGGCAAGCGCTGAATGTCATCTCAGCTATCTCTCAGGACAAAGCCTGCTTTATCGCCACGTCCAACAACATCAGTCAGCTACCACCCGAACTCATCCGTCGGTTCGGCTATGGCACCTGGTATGTGGATCTCCCCAGTCAGGATGAGCGCGAGGCGATCTGGAACATCTACTTCGCCAAGTTCGGTCTCGCCGCCGACACAGACCGACCGAATGATCACAACTGGACAGGCGCAGAAATCGAGCGCTGCGCTCGGCTCAGTTGGGAACTCTCAATGCCACTGTCCGAGGCAGCCAAGTACATCGTTCCCACGGCCATCAGTGCAAAGGAAAGCATCAAGGCACTCGAAGCACAGGCGCATCAGACTTATCTGAGTGCGAACCGTGAGGGCGTTTTTGACCAGAACCGAGACACGCCGCATCACACACGTCCTCGCACCATTACCCTGGCGCAATAA
- a CDS encoding TraM recognition domain-containing protein, whose translation MSEQGIEELRIRNRAGQRDPIVDGKVLVGYGACLQDPQRREGYLVIRDEDRSGHVGIFGTTRIGKTRLMESILEQDIRSHKSVVAIDPKGDIDLFSKVVQVAAEAGRLDEVMLVTPIFPDYSNYLDPLANYYMEDELVSHIVSGIKVKDDYYLSIASEVSQVIVSGLIKLATSRGQVPTISFNDVNQRVGYTELINFRDVLKVLNDTEELCGLIDRVCHGPGIAEHFAKVSSSLRTMLSALTFGNIGRIIGKARTNEFITRLEQGKRVILVCHTGSLLSPRASLIFGRVFVSMIQSLVGRLFASGRQLDPPLCVHIDEGHNVLYPGIQEIFNKAGGANVWLHFYEQSGAQMSAEIGADLARSISDNINSWIYFRVNHAETAQSVEDASPLVQRPRSVVSVQGNVTLHLNEERLVLRDRVLHLPKRCFYMRTHGQWYKGKTLDSSASYVQVKFPTPAVNSPKSETPPSAA comes from the coding sequence ATGTCGGAACAAGGCATTGAGGAATTGAGGATCCGTAATCGAGCAGGGCAGCGAGATCCCATTGTGGACGGGAAGGTCTTGGTGGGATATGGCGCATGTTTGCAGGACCCTCAGCGAAGAGAAGGATACCTTGTGATCCGAGATGAGGATCGTTCTGGGCATGTGGGGATTTTTGGGACGACCCGTATCGGGAAAACGCGATTGATGGAGTCCATCCTCGAGCAGGACATCCGGAGTCACAAATCGGTGGTTGCAATCGATCCCAAAGGGGACATCGACCTCTTTTCAAAGGTCGTGCAGGTCGCTGCAGAGGCCGGGAGGCTGGATGAAGTGATGCTGGTGACGCCGATCTTTCCAGACTACTCCAACTATCTCGATCCGTTGGCGAATTACTATATGGAAGATGAGTTGGTCAGCCATATCGTCTCAGGGATCAAGGTGAAGGATGACTACTACCTCTCCATTGCGTCTGAGGTTTCCCAGGTGATCGTCTCGGGACTAATCAAACTCGCGACAAGTCGAGGGCAAGTCCCGACCATCTCCTTCAACGATGTCAATCAACGGGTGGGCTACACTGAATTGATCAATTTCCGAGATGTCTTAAAGGTTCTGAATGATACGGAGGAGCTGTGTGGCTTGATTGATAGAGTGTGCCATGGTCCCGGCATCGCGGAGCATTTCGCCAAGGTGTCGTCGTCCCTTCGCACGATGCTGAGCGCGCTGACTTTTGGGAATATTGGTCGGATTATTGGGAAGGCGCGAACCAATGAATTCATCACTCGTCTGGAGCAGGGCAAGCGGGTCATCTTGGTATGTCATACTGGGTCATTGTTGAGTCCTCGCGCGTCCCTCATCTTCGGACGGGTGTTTGTGTCTATGATTCAAAGTCTCGTTGGACGTCTTTTCGCGTCCGGCCGTCAGTTGGATCCTCCGTTGTGCGTGCATATCGACGAAGGACATAACGTGCTGTATCCGGGGATTCAAGAAATTTTCAATAAGGCCGGCGGGGCAAACGTTTGGCTGCACTTCTATGAGCAATCAGGTGCGCAAATGTCGGCTGAGATTGGGGCGGATCTGGCCCGAAGTATCAGCGACAATATCAACAGCTGGATTTATTTTCGAGTCAATCATGCTGAGACGGCGCAAAGTGTTGAGGATGCTTCTCCGCTGGTGCAACGGCCACGGTCAGTCGTGTCTGTGCAAGGCAACGTCACGTTGCATTTGAATGAAGAACGCTTGGTGTTGCGGGACCGCGTGTTGCATTTGCCAAAGCGGTGTTTTTACATGCGTACTCATGGCCAGTGGTACAAAGGGAAGACGCTGGATAGCAGTGCGTCCTACGTCCAGGTGAAGTTTCCTACACCTGCGGTCAATAGCCCTAAATCGGAAACCCCTCCCTCTGCCGCGTAA
- a CDS encoding AAA family ATPase — MSIHDANTTSVVPLPLDPSLPMEDPSEPSSHTLPSQTLPDWLHARIQTPDSITQERQITVSLDLATISPLIQNAQLNPEQLAVVTAPAEPTLVLAGAGSGKTHTLIHRVAHLVTQGLPPDQILLITFTRKAAEEMIHRTQLLLQQHSLKIQGGTFHAMGLIWLKHYGGALGLPPKFSIMDEDDAQGLVHLLMSKLSFSRRKGFPKKQHILALFSRAVNTLRSIADTVSSDFPWLETHTPQLVVLFRAYTETKWRQHRVDYDDLLFLVYKLLCLHEPTRRRLGTHYQAILVDEYQDTTKLQSEIIRLLGSHHHNVMVVGDDAQSIYGFRGAHTKNMLEFQDAFPDVRLYKLEHNYRSTAPILTLANTVLHDAKALYPKRLFTTKHGGQPPELIACYSEQAQSDLLTERILQCRDEGIPFHRMAVLFRSSAHSNNLELTLARHKLAFVKYGGLQLTETAHFKDVLAYLRAADNPLDSNAWHRLLLLLDRVGPKLAERLIATMQEAPHPLDVLDHVHGKAESTIRLLNNVIRTTQDDTISLADRLTFVIKHYEPILKRDYPEDAKVRLEDLKQLCYLARQSLTLEAFLEDLTLNPSTTPGTKHAHPEHHLVLSTIHSAKGLEWDVVFVIWVLDGQFPPVRSWHDEDALEEERRLLYVAITRPRNQLFLTYPSEHYHNASQQNLDSLCRFLAPIPDDILPGFAMDQV; from the coding sequence ATGTCTATCCATGACGCCAACACGACATCCGTGGTCCCGCTCCCTCTCGATCCGTCGTTGCCGATGGAGGATCCGTCTGAACCATCCTCCCACACACTCCCGTCTCAAACACTCCCAGACTGGCTGCACGCACGCATTCAGACCCCAGATAGCATCACCCAAGAGCGACAAATAACTGTCTCGCTGGATCTCGCCACGATCTCGCCCCTTATCCAGAATGCCCAACTCAATCCAGAGCAACTCGCCGTGGTGACAGCCCCAGCCGAACCGACACTGGTTTTGGCTGGCGCTGGCAGCGGTAAAACCCACACGCTCATTCATCGCGTTGCACACCTCGTCACCCAAGGGCTTCCCCCCGATCAAATCCTTCTCATTACGTTTACGCGCAAAGCCGCAGAAGAAATGATCCACAGGACGCAACTCCTTCTCCAGCAACACTCATTGAAGATCCAAGGCGGCACCTTCCACGCCATGGGGTTGATATGGCTAAAGCACTATGGAGGCGCACTGGGTCTCCCTCCCAAGTTCAGCATCATGGATGAAGACGACGCGCAGGGACTGGTGCATTTGTTGATGAGCAAACTGTCTTTTTCCCGTCGGAAAGGGTTTCCCAAGAAACAACACATTCTGGCCCTCTTTAGTCGGGCCGTGAATACGCTTCGCTCGATTGCGGATACCGTCTCCAGCGATTTCCCTTGGCTTGAAACACACACCCCTCAGCTCGTCGTTCTGTTTCGTGCCTATACGGAAACGAAATGGCGCCAACATCGCGTGGACTACGACGACTTGCTTTTCCTGGTATACAAGTTACTCTGCCTCCATGAGCCTACCCGTCGCAGACTCGGGACACACTATCAGGCCATCCTTGTCGACGAGTACCAGGACACGACCAAACTCCAATCCGAGATTATTAGGCTCCTGGGCAGCCACCATCACAACGTGATGGTCGTCGGTGACGACGCCCAGAGTATCTATGGCTTTCGCGGGGCCCATACGAAAAACATGTTGGAGTTTCAAGACGCCTTCCCCGACGTGCGGCTCTACAAACTCGAACACAACTATCGCAGCACAGCTCCTATCCTCACCCTGGCCAACACCGTCCTCCATGATGCAAAGGCTCTCTATCCGAAACGACTCTTCACCACGAAACACGGCGGCCAGCCACCGGAACTAATCGCCTGTTATTCAGAACAGGCGCAAAGCGATTTACTCACGGAACGTATCCTGCAATGCCGCGACGAGGGTATTCCCTTCCACCGCATGGCGGTCTTATTTCGCTCCTCTGCCCACTCGAACAACCTTGAACTGACGCTAGCACGGCATAAGCTTGCCTTCGTCAAATATGGTGGGCTCCAGCTAACCGAAACAGCACACTTCAAAGACGTACTCGCGTATCTCCGCGCGGCAGACAATCCTCTCGACAGCAATGCCTGGCATCGGCTACTCCTGCTCCTCGATCGCGTCGGACCGAAGCTCGCCGAGCGGCTCATCGCCACCATGCAGGAGGCCCCCCACCCTCTGGACGTGCTCGATCATGTCCATGGCAAGGCGGAATCAACTATCCGGCTTTTAAATAACGTTATCCGGACGACACAGGACGATACGATTTCTTTAGCCGATCGTCTCACCTTCGTAATCAAACACTACGAGCCGATTCTTAAACGCGATTATCCAGAAGATGCCAAAGTCCGGCTCGAAGATCTGAAGCAACTCTGCTATCTCGCGCGGCAATCACTCACCTTAGAGGCATTCTTGGAAGACCTCACGTTGAACCCTTCGACCACACCGGGTACAAAGCATGCCCACCCAGAACACCACCTCGTTCTTTCGACAATCCATAGCGCCAAAGGTTTGGAGTGGGATGTGGTCTTTGTTATCTGGGTCCTCGATGGGCAGTTTCCTCCCGTCAGAAGTTGGCATGACGAGGACGCCCTTGAAGAAGAACGACGCCTCCTCTACGTAGCTATTACGCGACCGCGGAACCAACTCTTCCTCACATATCCGTCAGAGCACTATCACAACGCATCTCAGCAGAACCTTGACTCGCTCTGTCGGTTTCTCGCGCCGATCCCAGACGACATTCTTCCTGGATTCGCGATGGATCAAGTCTGA
- a CDS encoding helix-turn-helix domain-containing protein: MVLVKDLLVRMRIAQNLTQTELAEKLGCTASHISIIEGGKSSGRKKILPSDDMLRRIAQCLGGSPLDVQRRTYQLLLARAREVCSPEVAELLDDQILSGMPAAFLERVRQDVSQYSDEELSRVTDQLQLGGRLKQVLSGIGRLSQAEVARLAQVLGQSSETYLVDAGYLSESARLLFGRNPNCVNILQIFGSLRPETQEELLRFGEASGSLSVTDGARLPASHE; encoded by the coding sequence ATGGTGCTGGTCAAAGATTTGTTAGTCCGCATGCGGATTGCCCAGAATCTAACTCAAACGGAGTTGGCTGAAAAATTGGGGTGTACTGCCTCGCACATATCGATTATTGAAGGGGGAAAGAGCAGCGGGCGGAAAAAGATTCTCCCGAGTGATGATATGTTGCGGCGGATTGCGCAGTGCCTAGGTGGATCCCCGCTCGATGTGCAACGGCGAACGTACCAACTCCTGCTCGCCCGAGCTCGGGAGGTGTGTTCGCCAGAAGTTGCAGAGCTTTTAGATGATCAGATTCTTTCGGGTATGCCTGCTGCCTTTTTGGAGCGGGTCCGGCAAGACGTGAGTCAATATTCGGACGAGGAGCTTTCTCGGGTTACGGATCAGCTGCAGCTGGGTGGACGATTGAAGCAGGTGCTGTCAGGCATCGGTCGGTTGAGCCAAGCAGAAGTGGCGCGCTTGGCCCAGGTCTTAGGCCAATCGTCGGAGACCTACCTGGTGGATGCCGGGTATCTATCTGAATCCGCGAGATTATTGTTCGGACGCAATCCCAACTGTGTGAATATCCTTCAAATATTTGGGTCTTTACGCCCAGAAACGCAGGAAGAATTGTTGCGTTTTGGCGAGGCGTCCGGAAGTCTTTCAGTGACGGATGGCGCGCGCCTACCAGCTTCCCATGAGTAA